The Bombus vancouverensis nearcticus chromosome 7, iyBomVanc1_principal, whole genome shotgun sequence region CCAGCGGTATCCCAGCCGGAAAAGAGAGTCGGAAAGTAACGGCGAAAAGGGGTGAAAGAGGGGCGGCTCAGACCGTACGAGGGCAACATGTATGCCAGACATGTGCGACCCGCACGACTTATATCTGTTACGGGAGAGTATCTCCCAGCGTGAATCGCAGACATAACACCTTCGAAGAACGTaaggttataaatatataactgaCAGTGCACTTTTGGCGAGGTGAGTCGCGGGTAACGAGATCGAGGACGTGATATCGAGTTAGGTTTCTTTTCGAATGAAAAGAATCAAATCTTTTGTGTCCGAAACCAATAGAACGAAACACGTCGAATAATGGAACGTAAAGACGTTGATCGAATTTTCAGTTTGCTTTTCAATGGCCTTTCACGTGGATACATTTACATCCTTTTATCTAATCCGATGTAAGCCTAACGCTTACCAAGTGATACCTAGAACATACATCACGCTGACATAAACAACCAGTTAATACGATGAGTATTTCTACTGCATAATGTATCGCTGGAGGTGTTGTGATTAGGTGTCAGTCACGCTGCCTTCGTAAATGTATAAACGAACAGATATATGAAGATACAGCGCGAATATAtacgagagaaacagagagagtgAGAACATGAAATTACGACATGTATGCTAAACATGTGCGACCCGTACGACTTATATCTGTTACACGTATGCATATCCTAACACGTAGAACACACACGTACGATTCATCTGGCTACTCGATTGTGTGCCGAACACAACACGTAACAAATACGAGCTTACTTTATCTGTAAGAAATTTACAATGCCTTTACGACAGCAACTACGAGCGATTGAATATTTGTCCGAGATATTTAACGCGATCTTTTACCTTTTCGTTTTACTCTCTCGATATATATAGGAACGCAAATGTTCAATTGAACGTAACACGTTTGTATCTTTTGCTATTGCCCGTGTAAACTCTAAACGGGCGATTTTATCGCTGGCGCTAAACGCGAACCACAGAAATTACTGTAAATCGCTCCATTCAGCGGCGCCGTCTTGAAAAATCCTTACCCACGGGATCAGCACGATGTAACGTAATCCCCATGGAAAACCaggaaagaatttttttaaaaacCACCAACCTTCTGTCCACCTTTTACCTCGTCGTTCCACGCTCTTCGTCGTGTCTGATCCTGTTATTCCTcgcatattatataattaatattttgaattatGCACGGTGATAACAGAATAACCTGCTTGTCCGACAATGAGAACGAGTCTGGTTACCctaacaaaatataatatgaatTCAACGCAATAGTTAAACTGCTACTGTTTGCGCAAGTTCATGTTTTGCGAACACAGCcctctaaatattataatatcttataattaaaatatgatATCTAAATATTTACTTTGAATATCTTGTACATCTTTGCATATTACGACACATTTTGTGtacatttttaaacatttaaatatctcgtaacacATTTTAGACATTTATGGAAAGTTCAAAAAGTGCAAAAATATGCCGACCGTAATATgcagaaacgaataaaatattcaaagcataGCGAATGTTCGGTCGCTTTCTATATTTAATAGTGGCGATACAAATGCAGTGAGCTTTAACTTTTAAAGGCAGCGAATAAATAACGTAGCGGATAAACGAATAAACGGAGATGACGAGTAGTTGAGTGGAAAATTGAGGATACACGGTGCGTACCGATAACTAATTGCATACTCGTCGCGTGATAGTTTAATTGTGCAGTTAATTCGGTCGTTGAAGCGACCAACGCAACGGAGAAAGATACCGTTTCGTCGAGGTAGCATCGAAGATACGTGTTGTGTCACGTGTAAGGTGATAATTTGATCCCGCCTAAAGGTAAGAAATAGCGAGAAGCAGTTGGAGTGAATTCAGTTTCCCAGCTACAGACAAATTAACGGATCGTCGAGTTATTCCAGGTATGTGCGTGTGTACATGTATATCTAAAATAGAGGGCTGAAGAGGCGAGAATATTACGACGTTATCGTTCGTTACGCGCACGATACACCTACTAATGAAACACGATAATACGTACAAGCAGCGTACAAAATTATTGGTTCTGCGATCGAAATGATTAGAATTAGTCTCGAGCGGTGGGAAATTGGCAACGAAGAGCGAACCAATCGCTGAAAACCCATCAAACTAAATAATCGATGAAATACAAAGGAGTTACGAAAAGCAAATGTACAGGAACAAATTAAACTAGCTTACCGTGTTGTTATCGACAACGATCCACGCGTTTTTTCTACACGTGTCCGTCGTTGCATAAATTGCAATTtaacaaaagaataaaattaatagTGGAAAAAAGCGATGGACGAcattaaaaagagaaatttgaaaatccAGATGGAGATGGAACGATGGAGTTCAACTCGACGTAAATCTCGTTACAACACGCTGATGTAATAAACGAACTATTAAGCGCGTTACAATCCAATTAAAAGCTTCGCGGAATCATCCGTTCGGATTAATGTCGTCAGCCTCTCGTCGACGTTTTATGAATCAAGGTTAAGCCGCGAAGTGGTCGAATTGCAGAGAAAACGGAGCGGAGAACCATGCTGGTACGCGAAACATTAGCGGGACAGTTAACGTAGTCTAATTAACCGAGCTAATTATGTGCCAGGAGCGTAAGACGGCCGTACACTCGAAACCACGAACGAAAAGGGTCTGTAATGGCAGTTTGTAGCTGACGTTACGCGAAATGCAATTAACAGGTCTGATGTTGAACGAGCTAAATATCTAAATAAACAAACGGAGAATGCTGATAAATAAGAAACCAAAGACATAAACAAATAAATtgagaatatacatatatacgaatAGACAAACGAAAGATGTAAATAAACGTTCACTGACTCTTCTCGAGTCAATAACAAAAACGATTTGTTCGTCTTTTCGAAGCACGTAATGTAGATTCGTATCGTTATAATTAACCCATCGTTGGATATCAGTATTCCAAGGGAGAAGTCAGCGGATCTTTTTTCAAACTCCCCAAATAGCTAATCAACATAATTGATGAACAGTCGGTCTTCCCTCGTAATGACGTCCTTGCGAACATGAACGCCGAAGCAGGAGAATCTTTGCTTAGCCTAATTAACACCTACCAAGCTCGAAACTCCAACTAATCTGACAGCGTTACGCTAAGGTGCTTGTTTTCGACGGAAGGTATAATGCATACGTATTGATGTTGGAAGATGTAGAAGCGATGTAGATTCCGGAAGTCGCGATGCGGCGTTCCAAGAGAAACAGGAAGAGAATAATATCGAGATCGAGATAGAGAGAACTGTACACAGCGCAATGTTTCCGACCTAATTTCGCGGCAATATTAACCATCGTAAACAGAAACTTATTCGAAGAAGAATCTCTATGTCCGAGTAATTTCCACTTCGtctgaaaaaaggaagagcttGGAACGATATTTCGATCGTATATTCGCGGTGAACAAATCGGGAAGGGATTTAGAAAACTCATTTCCCAAAAAGGTTGATCTTTAATAATCGAGTTAATTACAAGACCCGAAAGGAGATCGTGCGATCAGCACTATCAGAAGCGTCCGATTATCTGACGTGAAATAACGAAACGCTTTCCGAACTCGTCACACACGAAGTGAACGGCACGTAGGAGTTACATTGATCCTATATAATTTCGTAATAATCCCCTCGTGTACATTTCAAGCCGTGGAAAGGAAACTCTATGGAAATCACGTATCCGCTGATCCTCGGCTAAGTTTATCTTAAATGAGTCCACCGGATAGTTATCGCGCGAGGCGCGGCCGCACGGATCAATTGCGGCCAGGGCAAATGGAAAACTCGTTCGGTAGCAGTTTGCTCAACGCGAATACCGCGAGATATCTGCGACGAGACACTCCCCTATCACGGCCAAAGAAATGACATTCCTGGCATGGATGGCCGCGAGAATATTGGACCAACGACAGGAAATAATTCGTGGCTTGTTAAAACGGAGATAATTACGTTGCCTCGTCGGTCGCCCTTGTTAAACTTCGAGTCTATTGAAAATTTCGCATTCAACGACCAAAGAGGCAAGAACCTTTAATCTTTAACCCACAGCTTTTACGACGATATTGCGTTACATCGTTGCTAATATCTAGACTGCCGATGTTTATGCTTCTATAGGAAATTTATAGGTGGAAAAATGTAAGTACATAGACTGCAACGTGATATTCAAAGGCATATAAAATACGTCTAACgtttattatacaaaatttattctGTATAAACATCCGTAATCTGTTAATATCATTCGCTGTTAAAACATGTACAAAATTTCGTTGATGCTTGTCGTTTGTTTCGCTGATTGCGAACTGAGCGAGTAACATCCTGCAATGTAAATGTCGATTGATCGAACTAACCCAGAATTTTTGTTATGTCACgtgccatatatatatatatatatcgtttttAATCACGCAGGTAACTATGTTAATTTTGTATTTCCCGCAAAAGAATGATAACACGACAGAATCTCATTATCCGGCATATCGCCGTTAAGAACAGTCTTAAGAAGAACGATGGTACAAGATTTCCCATGGAAAACCAGTTGCTTTATCATGGCAGTATCGTATCCGTTCAATTATGGAATTAACAACGTAAACGGCCAGCCCTTTCGGTCAGCTGCGTAATAAATATTCGCCGTTACAACGATAACGGGTCGAATGAATGCAACGGATATCGGTATTTATGCGATCCAGATATCAGTGGAACAATAACGGCCGCCACGGTATCGTACGCAAACGCGTGCGCGTAATTATTTTGGAATTAATGGGGATGCGCACTCATTGCTGAAATACTGTTACCGGGATCGACGGGAAAAAATGATAGAGAAAAAAAATATCCGTGGAACAACGCGCAGAAGGGGAAGGAAGGAGAAAATTTGTTCGCTTTTCTATCGAGAACGGTCTAATTGCCGCgcaaattaaaagaagaaaaatcgatACGAAAACATGAGTTCAACTGATTTGCCGAAGCGATAACGTCGAAGCGAATGATACGTTCTTTCctatccattttttttttcttttcattttcattgaTGAGCGCCGTAATTGAATGGCACGAGCGTACATACATTTGCTCGACGAATTCAATGGGTCATTCCTCGGAACAAAAAAGATATTCGTTAGGGAAGTTCTCCTATGGTTAACTTCAACGATTCTTGCCTATAAATAAGAAACAAATGTCTCGTGATAATAGGCGCTTCCTTCTACTATCTccgaataaaaaaggaaaaataaacgaagcaAGAAGTAGACCATCCTGCAGGGGCAGTAAATAAAATTCGTCGCGGCTGAACAAGAtagcaaaaaaagaaattaaagcgTCTCGAAACCGAATTTCGAAAACTTACGTACGTTTTCTACTTTTATCTCGGTAACGAGTGGTCCTTTCGTCCTTttcctctctatctctctctctctctctctctctctctctctctctttatctttttctttcctttaccGCGACACACATATATCATACGAATAATACACAACAGCGTGATAAAAAAAAGCTGGAGAAAGGGGGAATGTCCTTGGCGGGATATTTGTGTGAGAACGAAAGGATGGCTCGGCTTAAGGAATGTCTACGCCGGTGGCAACAAGGGTCGAAGGACTCGACAAATATCATAAAATGTAAATGTCGCGAATTCATGCCCATGATCCCAAGCAGAACTTCTCAATTTTCCAATACGCCAAAGCCCTTTTATCCGGCTTACGGGCGTTCGCGGCCCGATTAGTTGCACGCTCGTTCATCTGCCATCTTCGCGGCCTGTTCCTCTGAGATTAAAATTTCTGATCTCGATGCTCGTATATTTTACATGGAACAACGGCCATAGATACGTTTAACTCTGTCGACTCGGCCCATCGATCGAACAAACTTTCGTCGGGATCAAATCGTTCTCCGCGCGCTACCACGCTAAAACTAGTCCGGAAAGGTCATCTATCCAACGGACGAAAACGTCCAAATTTTATTCATTCCATTTTGAGCGTTCCAATTAGGCAAACTTTTCACTCTGGGCGCTGCAGCCGTAAATGGAAAAGTCCTCTGATCGAACGAATATTTCGAACGAGAACGTTAACGATGCAGGTTTAAACAGTTTGCTCAAAACTATCTTAACGTCAGAAACTAGAACCGATTGTCTTCTCTACAACGGACATCCATGGAAAGTTTCCCAAGTAGTCGATTCAATTTTCCAATTCGTCTTATCCAATTCCAGGCAATGTTACTTGAATACTCGTCGGCAAAAGTTACACGTCGGCTGCTAGGACCCTAGGAGACGACTTTGTCGACGTAACCGAGAAAAACTGTTCTCGCGTCATCCTCGACTATTGCGTTATGGTTGTCTTGACATCGAAACTCACGACATCGCACGCATACGCCTATGTATGTAAGTATGTGCGtatatatgtacacgtatatgTAGTATACGTACACGTAGGAATAAGAACACACGATTCGCTCGCTTTACCGTAAGTGTTTGCACACGCGCTCACGCGTGTACATTGGATACACAGCAAGTTAAGCCGTATAAGATAGATGGCTCAGCCAGTGGCCCCCTCTGCCCTGAACGTTTCACTCGCACTTATGATATATGGCGACGCCGCTAAAAACTGGCAGATGTGTTGCAATCCCCTTCGTCGTACCATTCCAGCCAACGTTTCACGGGAATTGTCGACCTACCTTTCCCACCTTAGCAGCTGGATAAATCGACGCGAGGCGCgaacaatacttgagaaattatgCTGCTCTGCCGACATATAGCGTCGTGACGCCGCACGACGACGAAAAACACTGTATTGCTTGTTCCTATGATGTATATCCCCTTGCGAGTTGTCGTTGACGATCGTTTTTACTAAAACTTATTTCTTGCGAGATTATCGTCAAAAAGATTATCGTTCGTCGCGACGAATTCCTCTTGAGTGTTGAtgctaatataaaataaaatttttgttcgtTCGTCTCCCAATGTAATATTACGTAGAGAAATTGGTGAAATTTAACCTTTACACGAGGAATTCCGCTCAACAATTCGAAATAGCAGAGAAAAAATCGTCACGTGAAAATTAGATAGCGTCGTTCCGCGTTACCGTTGACCACTATCCTCAATTCTTAAATCTTTCAACCATCGGTTGAAAATTAATCACCCAAGATGGAATAGAATAGACGATATAATAAACGTCTTGGCGTCGCTGCAGCTGTCTATCCCCTTTCTATCTATTCTCTCCTCTTATTGTTTTAGCGGCTATTTAACAAAGTTAGACCAGATCTAACAATTAATCCATCTGGAAAAAAGTTGGAAACTTCCAAAATTCGTTGAAAGATGTCTCAAAATTGTGGAAGATATCCTATCCCTGTAGTTATGCGCACGGCAACGAGGTATAAAActcgaatatttctttttttctcaacGTACAGCGTAGACCCGTGGGGCATCCTCCAACGGAAGAGACACTGAAAATGGAGTTTTCACTTAAATTAACTCTTCTCAAAGGGTGGAATCTACTCACAGCTGCACGAGCTACGTCCCTCGTGTACGTTGCAACATGAACCTGCAACGGACGTGATGTTCGaattagagaaaaaaaggaagcgtAAGAGAAAAAGAGATGAGAAATACTGGTTCATTAACGTTCAGTCGGATCTATGATTTCTTGTTGACTTTATGTTATTTTCATCTGAAAGAGTCTTCTTTATAATAATCACTCACTATTCTAACTCGTATCATTTTTCCCAGATCAAAGCATCATCGAGACTCGAAAGGGTTGATAAACTTAATAAACTTTCCTCCTCCTTTTTCCAACTTTGATCAAAGAAATCTTAATACTGAATCATCGATCGATCGTCCGAGGAATACCGTTGGCAATCTGAAGGATGAATCACCTCGATTGTTAACTCAGTTCTATCTCTTCGTTGAGAAGATTTCGAGGAAAGTTTCATTCCAAAATCTGTGGAAAAGCCACGTGAATACCGGTAGATATTTCGAGCTGTGCTTTGATTGCAAGTGCCAATTAACGTTGGGATTCCGTCGACATAGTCGTTATCGTCGACGTCGTTTTACGCGTATACTCGCATGCCCGCTAATCACGCCGACTGCAGCTCTAACCACCACTCCCTGGAACCTTAATACGAAAATACATAGAAACGCATCGGGATATTTCTATAGATGACTTCTCTATACTTCGAGATGCGATCGTCTAAAACTTTCATAGATTTGTTAAATATTAGGAAAATCATTAGAACAGAAATAATTCTCTGACAATTAatcgtaaaaattgaaataaggaAAGCCATCCTCATGAAAATATCCAACTTACGAAATGGAAAACGAAAATCAACAATCCATTATATTTGTTGCTGATTTTACTTTCTAAATTGATTTTCTCACAAAGTAAGTTTCCGTGGCTTTGCAAGCTGCCACCTTAAACGTGGCGAGGATGAGGATGAACCTGTTCGAGGACGAGAGGATTATACCATCCCGTAGCAGTGAGGATGTAGGACGAGCCTAGGGACCCTGCCGCCCGTCCTGCCTGGGGTTAACCAACATTTACATAGGCGCGAACGTAGACTGAATAACAATGCTTGAAACGGAGCTAAAACCAGTCGTGCAGTTCCACCGAGACGGCACGTTCGTCATCCTTCTGTTGAAGCATTTCCTTCTACAGGGTGTTCAGTTGTATCGAACTTGCATAGAAATTAGAACGGATAAATAGAATTTCGTTAATTGAAACTTgcgaatttcgaaatttcaagaaATTGATCAACTACTTTCGATAATGTGATCAACAAATAAGTAATCTATATCTGACGTTTCGTTATCGTCATTGCACGTAAGAAACTGTAACAGCTGTCTGTTGAATAATACATGTAAATCAATAAGCATGCACCAAAAAAGGATGCAATAAAGTAACTCTCcttttgttaattgttaactcgaTCTTTAAGGAAATGCAAAACTGCAGAAGAGAAACCGATTGAATATAGTTCTCATACTCGTATATCGAAAAATAGACATGCAAAAAATAACGTACTCTAAATTTGATTGATTGGACAGAATTCAAGAGATCGGACACTTGACAAAATATCGTGTCGAAAGCGAACAAGGAACTACAGCTTATCCCCAACATCGCATCCGTTCATATCTTGTGATATTTTTGAAACAACTCAATACCCTTGATACCAACTTAGCAGAAAATCAATAATTATAGAAAGATAGCATAGCCTATGTGACTAACGTTATAAATGAATTGACTTGAATTGATTTGATTCATAGTATACAATAAATAgataaacgcaagaagtaacaAGAAAGAATATCACAATGAGAAGGTATAATAAGCGAATCGTATTAAAATCCTAAGTTTATTATATCACAAcagattttatttttcatataatcAGAGACAGGTATTTATGATATACtatacaatatattattttaagatCAATGTTATTTTAAATTCACGCGCATCGTGTTCTTTACGACATCTTATTTACTATAGTTAAATGCAAAGAGTGTAACTGTCCTGTCCACTTATCAAGAGCGTTATAACGCGCCGCGCATACTGATTTTTTATCCAATTCGAGTACTTGGTTCACCTGTATACAATTTAATATACGATGAAGCAAATAAATAACttttaaatgatataaattatttgttgCATTACCTGGTCAATACGACCACGGATAGTACTATCCAAAATACAAGACACTAAGAGACTTTCAACCTCTGATACATCGATATTTAATTCTTTGCTTATAAAAGGGATGTAAATTCTAGTGTATGGtttaattaatttgattaaaaCCTGCAAAATTACGTAAATACATGTTATGTTTAGATTTTCGAAATTCCTGATACATATAGAGTACATGTACTGCATATACCTGTGTGcgtatattacgtaataaatcTTCAATATGTTCTCTTATGAAAGGATCATCCATTATATTATTCCTGttttgttttaaaattaattcaaattgattaatatcattattttgGTAACTGACTACTAAGTTTGTCATTGCCAAGATCTCTGGATCATTTTTGTATGGTTTTGCTTCCTGGGAGTCAAATGGATTGATACCAGATTTCATAAGCCTGTTTTTATATACATTCAAGCATTAACAGCAGagtatattaatattacaatatgcTATTTCACCTGTTTAATTTTTTACTTACATATTTGCTAGAACTAAATATTTCAGACATGTAGTACGTCTTGGTGATCCGGATTCATCATAATTTTTGAAAGCTTCAAAGAAATCAGTGTGTGCTCTTTCAAATTCACCTTCTCTTAAATGCATTTTTCCTCCAcattcttttataaataaataaaaaattttattttatgttgtTAGATATATTTAAGTAATCCCATTTTCAATTTGAAGTATACTACCTCTAATGACACCCATTATTAATGGATGTGGTATAGCACTTTTAATATGTAAACTTTGTTCATATAAAGTCTTtaatttcttgttattcttttgtGCTGTATACATTTGTATTTCTAATGCATAGATTTCTAAAAGTTGAGTACCCTTCTTCAAATCATCCTCCCCATCATCGGTCTAATAAAATGGGATACATATGTATTGTACTAATAGTTctcatttaataatataattagaaaaattctaCCTGGCAACTTTGATGAAGTTGTTTTAATATCTTTGCTAATTTGTTAAAATCTGATCGATCAAAGTATAGCTTTCCCAATTTTGTATTAGTTTTAAACCATAACCTATCATTTTTAGCATCCTTTAACGCATCTAAAGTAGTTTCATAAAAATCTTGTAATAATTCCATCTGTAAGATACAATAAGAAGCAAATATGTTTGAAATCTAAATTAGTTTATAATTTACATTAGTATATTACTCACATTCTTTGAGGTACTAATATAATCTAATATGGAATTTATTGATTTTTCTGAATGGTTTCTAGTAACTGCACTTTTAATGTAAGTTAATAATTGCTTATACCTTGCCATCATTTCCTTATAATTACCCTGAAAGAATCAAGCATCGTAGCAAATATAAGTAtatcttataaatatatcacAAATCTGATGATGTaccaatttaaaattaatttttatcatttgcTTCAAAGCCTTGAAACCCCATTCGCCCTTCTCTCCTCCCTCTAAATCCAAAACTTTTTGAAAACTTTGTAGAGCTGCTTTTGGATCATCCTCTTTTAAAGCTTTACTATTATAATATTGGTTTTCTAAATCAACATCAGGTTCTGAATTTGAGTCTTCAGAGTATTCctaaaattattacaaaaacaATATCATTTTGAAATTGATTTTATTCTAAAACAATCGGTTATCATAGCTAAGCaaagaaaacataaaaagtGTCATCTTGAAAGCATCAGCATAACCTAAGCAAATTTAGATTATGATATAACTTCAATGTCTTTATTGTTATTAAACAAAATCTAAGCAAcattatttgctattatttaaaCATTACAAGATACTTCTGaactatttttaaatttcatatacGTCAAGATCAAAATTCTAACCTATTTCTTAACCAAAATTATTCTCAGTATATCAACATTTCCTTCCTAAGTACACAAATACTCACAAGACCATAatcttcctct contains the following coding sequences:
- the alien gene encoding COP9 signalosome complex subunit 2 alien, with amino-acid sequence MSDGEDDFMCEEEEDYGLEYSEDSNSEPDVDLENQYYNSKALKEDDPKAALQSFQKVLDLEGGEKGEWGFKALKQMIKINFKLGNYKEMMARYKQLLTYIKSAVTRNHSEKSINSILDYISTSKNMELLQDFYETTLDALKDAKNDRLWFKTNTKLGKLYFDRSDFNKLAKILKQLHQSCQTDDGEDDLKKGTQLLEIYALEIQMYTAQKNNKKLKTLYEQSLHIKSAIPHPLIMGVIRECGGKMHLREGEFERAHTDFFEAFKNYDESGSPRRTTCLKYLVLANMLMKSGINPFDSQEAKPYKNDPEILAMTNLVVSYQNNDINQFELILKQNRNNIMDDPFIREHIEDLLRNIRTQVLIKLIKPYTRIYIPFISKELNIDVSEVESLLVSCILDSTIRGRIDQVNQVLELDKKSVCAARYNALDKWTGQLHSLHLTIVNKMS